The following is a genomic window from Micromonospora cathayae.
GCCGGGACGCCCGGGTCGTGCTGGGCACCGGACCGCAGGTACGGGAGGCGTTCTTCGACTTCACCTACGAGCCGCGCCGGGACCCCGCCGGCAAGGTGACCGGGATCCGGGTGATCGGGGTGGAGACCACCCAGGTCAAGCAGGCCCAGCGGCTGATGGCCGAACACCGCGCCCTGGTGGAGCAGATCGCCCGTCAGGCGCCCCTGTCCGAGGTGCTCGAAGGGATGGCCCGCTCCATCGAGGATCTCGCACCGCGGGAGGTGTTCGTCTCCGTGCTGCTCGCCGATCCCGACGGCCGGCACCTGCGCCACGGTGCCGCGCCGAGCCTGCCCGACTTCTACAACCAGGCCATCGACGGGATCGCCACCGGTGAGGGCGTCGGCTCGTGCGGCACCGCCGCGCACCGGCGGGAGGCGGTCATCGTCACCGACATCGCCACCGACCCGTTCTGGGACGACTTCCGGGAACTCGCCGGGCGGGCCGGGGTGGCCGCCTGCTGGTCCACGCCGATCCTGGCCCGCGACGGCAGCCTGCTGGGCACCTTCGCCATGTACCACCGCACCCCGCGCGTCCCGCAGGACACCGACCTCGCCCTCGCCCGGATCTTCACCGGCACCGCCGCCCTGGCCATCGAACGGCACCGGATCGAACAGGCGAAGGCCGCCGCCGACGCGCGCGCCAGAGCAGCCCACGACGAGCTGTCCAGGGCGGTACGTGCGGAGCGGGGACTGCGTGCCGAGGCCGAGCAGCGGGCCGCCGCCGCCGCGGAACTCACCGCCCGGATGCGCGCCGCCGCCGCCGCGCAGGCCGCCACCCCCCGCCCCGGGCAGTGTCAGCTCGGGGGCTCCCCCGGGTGCACCGAGCCGGCCGAGATCAAGATCGCCGATTCGTGGGGCGACTCGGCGTGGGGGTGCCCCAGCCACGTCGAGGAGGCCATCCTCAACGTCCGGTCGGTGTTCATCGCCAACGAGGAGCTCGGTGGCCTGGCGGCCTACCTGCACCGCTGACCGCTGTTCGGTCGCCGGTCGATCGCGTTGCCCGGCGGAGCCGCGAGACGGACCGATCGCGTCCCGGCGGAGCCGCGAGACGGACCGGTGCGCGGCGTCCGGGGCGCTCTGTGCGGCCGGCGGATCCGGTGTCGGACCCGGCGGTTAGCCTGTCGGCATGCCGCAGGCGACGCCCCTGAGAGGTTCCGATGGCTGACGCCGACGACGTACGTCGACTGGCCCTGGCCCTGCCACACGTCACGGAGATCGACAGCGACGGTTTCGACTTCCGGGTGGCCGACAAGGGGTTCGTCTGGTCCTACCCGGAGCGTCGGCCCGGAAAGCCGCGCGTGATCCGCACCGACATCGCGGTGCTGTACGTCGGCGACGAGGCGGAGAAGCAGGCGTTGCTCCTCGGCGAGCCCGAGGTCTTCTTCACCACCCCCGGCTACGACGGACTGCCCCTGGTCATGCTGCGACTCGAGCAGGTGGACGTCGACCGACTCGACGAACTCGTCACCGACGCCTGGCGGATGCGCGCCCCGGAACCGCTCGCCGGCGACCTCGGTACGACCGGGCGGGTCGGCTGACCGCACGCCCCGCTCCGTTCGTGAGGAACGGTCGGGTTTACGAAACGACAGGGGCCGGAAACGCCAAAGGCAGGGAGATCTCCCTGCCACTCTTAACGTATAGCGCACCGGGGGGCTTGTGGCAAGACCCGGGTGGTGGCGCAGAATCCTCGCCCTGAGCCACGAACTGGGAAACGGGGGTACGACGTGCGGGTGTCGGTGTCGACGTACGGAGAGCACGGAGCGGCGGTGCAGCCGCGGGCGGCGGGGGTGCGGTCGTGGACGACCGGGCGGGTGGGCACGGCGACGCCGGGGGTGTCGTGGTGATCGGGCGGTACGTGGTGGAGCTTCCCGAGATCGGGGAGACGCAGGTCGCGCTCGTCGGCGGCAAGGGCGCGCAGCTGGGCGGGCTGTCCCGGATCGACGGCATCGACGTGCCGACCGGCTTCTGCGTGACGACGGACGCCTTCCGGCGAGCCACGGCGGCGGTGCCGTCGATCGACGACCGGCTGGACCGGCTGTCGCGGCTGGACACCGGGGACGCGGAGGCGGTCCGCACGCTCAGCGCGGAACTCCGCCGGATCATCGAAGGGATCAGCGTCCCGGACGAGGTCGCGGCGGCGGTCACCGGCATGCTCGCCCGGTCCGGTGAGCGGGCCGGCTACGCCGTCCGGTCCAGCGCCACGGCCGAGGACCTGCCCACCGCCTCGTTCGCCGGCCAGCATGACACGTACCTGAACGTCGTGGGCCCGGCGGCGGTCCTCCGGCACGTCGTCCGGTGCTGGGCGTCGCTGTTCACCGAGCGGGCCGTGACCTACCGCCAGCGCAACGGCATCGACCACCGGACCGTCCGGATGGCGGTGGTCGTGCAGCGGATGGTGGTTGCCGACGCGGCCGGTGTGCTGTTCACGGCCGACCCGGTCACCGGCAACCGGACGGTGTCCACCGTGGAGGCCGGCTTCGGCCTCGGTGAGGCCCTGGTCTCCGGCCTGGTGACGCCGGACGTCTTCACGGTCCGCGACGACGGGACCGTCACCAGGGCGGTCGCCGTCAAGCGGCGTGCCGTGCGGGCCCAGCCGGCCGGTGGGACCCGGGAGGTGGCGGTCGACCCGCAGCGGCAGGAACAACCGGCGCTGACGGACGCGCAGGTCGTCCGGCTGGTGCGGCTCGGTCGACGGATCGAGGCGCACTTCGGCCGCCCGCAGGACATCGAGTGGTGCCTGGTCGACGGGGACTTCCGGATCGTGCAGAGCCGGCCGGTCACCACGCTGTTCCCCGTCCCCGAGCGCGGCGACACGGAGAACCACGTCTACGTCTCGGTCGGCCACCAGCAGATGATGACCGACCCCATGAAACCCCTCGGGCTCTCCATGTGGCGGCTGACCGCCATGGTGCCGATGTACGAGGCCGGT
Proteins encoded in this region:
- a CDS encoding GAF domain-containing protein, which encodes MTAVPDQRSTAASPAVVGQAADEDLRALFGQSIAVFAALAGPTHVVEAANPAFFATIGEERARTGVAIAELLPELADQGFIALLDGVYRTGEPYTGRDARVVLGTGPQVREAFFDFTYEPRRDPAGKVTGIRVIGVETTQVKQAQRLMAEHRALVEQIARQAPLSEVLEGMARSIEDLAPREVFVSVLLADPDGRHLRHGAAPSLPDFYNQAIDGIATGEGVGSCGTAAHRREAVIVTDIATDPFWDDFRELAGRAGVAACWSTPILARDGSLLGTFAMYHRTPRVPQDTDLALARIFTGTAALAIERHRIEQAKAAADARARAAHDELSRAVRAERGLRAEAEQRAAAAAELTARMRAAAAAQAATPRPGQCQLGGSPGCTEPAEIKIADSWGDSAWGCPSHVEEAILNVRSVFIANEELGGLAAYLHR
- a CDS encoding MmcQ/YjbR family DNA-binding protein — its product is MADADDVRRLALALPHVTEIDSDGFDFRVADKGFVWSYPERRPGKPRVIRTDIAVLYVGDEAEKQALLLGEPEVFFTTPGYDGLPLVMLRLEQVDVDRLDELVTDAWRMRAPEPLAGDLGTTGRVG